In Choloepus didactylus isolate mChoDid1 chromosome 18, mChoDid1.pri, whole genome shotgun sequence, the genomic stretch TAACATCTTTTAACAGCCTCTAAAATGATATGAATTTTCCTCCCCCTCTCCACCCCATACTCTACACTGCTACTAGAATTAGATcaaaaaaatattcattcttttaaaaaagtattgaGTGCCAACTGCTTATGAGACATTGTGCTAGCCCAAGAATACTATATAAACAAGACATGGTCCCTTCCCTGAAGAAACTGAAAGGGTCTGGAAAAGAACACAGACAAGTAAACAGGCAATTGCAATATGATCTAAAACATACCATATGAATAAGTTCATGGTGCTAAAGGAGCTCAAAGGAAAGAGACCTAACTGTCTTGGGGAATCAGGAAAGGCTACCCAaaagacatgatatataaaaGGAGACCTTCTATGGATACATGAGGTCACAGGTTTTCCTTCAGCAGACAAGAAAATCTTCATGTTGGGAAAATCACCACACTAACATTGACATTGATACGAAATTGAAAATTTCTCAATAATAAGCCTACTGAAAAACTTCTCTCATATCACTTTTTTTGCCTCAGAAACTGCATAGCTCACCACTCCTTTCTGAATGAAGTCCACACACCTTAATACATCCTCCTAGGACCTCTGAACTGGCCCCCACTTACCTTCCCaagccccaccccatccccagcctgTCTTCAATATACACCATAAATTCCAATTACAACAGATTATTTGCAGTTAACTAGACTCATCAGATTCTTTCAGGCTTCCCTGCATTTCTTTGTGCTGTCGTCCCTCGAGGTAAGAGTCAATTTGATGTCAACTTGATTGATATCCTATCCTTCAAGATACAGTTCAAATGTCAAAAGTAACCTTTGGTGTTACTTTCCTCTTTCATGTTCACACTGTACCTGTCTCTACCTCACCACAACACTGATAACTCTGCCTTCTCCCATGCCATTTAACCCACCTCTCTCCTCAGGGGAAGGACTCCCTCAGgggaatttttttctgttctggcCAAACCTGCTAAGCTTATTCCTTCCTCAGGGCCTCTGCACATACCCAAACatatactggtttgtatatatcatgtctcCAAGCAAAAGCTACgttcttggatgcaatcttgtgaggatagacgtattagtgttgattaagttggaacctttgcattaggttgtttccatcgaggtgtgacccacccaactgtaggtgataactctgattagataatttccatggagatgtggccccgcccattcagcatgggccttgattagtttactagagccctatataagagctcagacagaaggagcttgttgctgcaacttagagacattttgaagacgaccattgaaagcagagttttgctgacgctttggaggtactagcccacagtttgccccaAGAGACtaatacagagacattttggggaatggcattttgaaacgcaacctgggagaaagcagacgccagctacatgccatcccagctaacagaagttttccagatgcccatggcctttctccagtgaaggtaccctattgctgatgccttaccttggatactttatggctgtaagactgtaactgtgtaaccaaataaaccccctttataaaagccaatccccctctggtgttttgcaaacagcagcattagcaaaatggaacaggggatacaacccccctcccccaccagatAACTGCAATAATTAACCTGCTCACTTCATTTAGGTTTCTACTAAAATAACTTGCCCCATCCCATCACCCTCTTTCCCTCTACTCAGCTTCATTTTTGTTAATAGCACTTATCACTACATGGCACATTATGTATTTATCTATTCAGGATTTTGTCCGTCTTTTCCAATAAACAGTCCATGTACGTAAAGGCACTgccttgcacacacacaccttatcCTTATAACCCGGACTAGTACCTAACTTATGTTTTATCTAGAAAATTATTTGGGATAAATAattgtaaaatgaataaataaactagacaactaaTTTCCAACTGTGATCATCATAGTTGAGAATGAATGGGACAGGAAAGCATTTTAGGCCCGATCGCAAAGGAATTAggggctccctgaaagggggacgGGCTGAGAGACGGGTCAGATACCTGTCCCCCGCCCTCAGGGAAAAGCAGCGTGTCTTCCAGCACCACTTGGAAACCGCTCAGCACCTCCTTCTTGCCGTTGCTTCCTTCGGTCTGCAGCTCCGCGGGGCGGCAGGAGACCACGGTGGTGGTGAACTAGAAAAAGAGGGGATGAAAAATAAGCCCGATCCCAGCCGTCTATACGCCGGACTGAGTCCTATCTTGGCACTTCCACCCGGCGCCCTCTTCCTTGCACCGCCCCATCCGCTCGAGAGCGTCAAGCCCCTACACCCTAGGGCCGCACCTCCCGGGCGTAGCTGTCCCGTTGGCACCTGAACGCCATAGCTGGTGTCTCCCAGAACGCGGAGTCAGCACACAGAGAAAAGCTTCGGGGCGGACGGAAAGCGGCATGGGACAAACTTCATTACCGGCGCGTCTCGGCGCAGAAGCAGAGGGTCGAGAACGGTGTGTGGCTTGGACAAGTTTATTGAAACAGGAGAATTGCAAACGTTCTGAGTAAATCAACCAGGTGAGAATTATGTTTagtaatatgttttatttaaatcaacttatccaaaatattatttcatcatgtaatgtatatttctttttaaagtgagatattttacatttttttttttttccgtacaAAATCTCCGAAACCCGGTGTTTATTTTACACTCATAGCACATCTCATTTCGGACTAGCCCCACTTCAAGTACTCAGTAACCACATATGGCTATTGTTGGACAGTGTAGATAAAGAGGTTAACATAAGTTAAAAGCTGTAATCAATGCCTTAAGATGTTAAAAGGATGAAAAGTTAAAATTAACTTTCTGCTTTTATAAATCAATAAAGCTTAAAGACTCCAgatatttcagaatttagaatttCTCAGGTTTTAGGCAAGTAAGGCAACGCATACCCCATGGATCATGTAACACCTTCAGCTGAGACTCTTGGGCAACAGGTGTAATCCAACATATTAGTATTTATGCTGAGTAATGAATACATTAAATGGAATTAATAAGGactataaataaatcattttaggtCAAGTTTTGCTACCAAATGAGTAGtggcatcaaaaaaaaaaaaaagtcttttggtTTTCAGAACTTATCCATATTCAGAATTGTAGATAAGGGGACACATGCTATAcaagttcaagtcccagctctgctacttattgTGACCTGCTTCATCACCTATGAAGAAAAAACATACTTAACTTTATAAGGTTGATATGAGGTTCAAATTTTCGTAATGggataatatgtaaatatttagtaaattaGAAAGTATGATACAAATAtagctttttattttcagttttttttaagtttaaggaATTATGTATTAAtagcaaaacagacaaaagtcAAGGACACAGCATATTAAAGTAAATATGaaccattaataaaaataaacaatgtacAATCTTATAATTTAAAGCAAATTCTAAATTAGAATTCTAATTATAAGCTACAATTAAAACCAGCTACAATTTTTAATCTTGACAAAGATCTAAAAGATTTTGGAGAATGGTTGGAGGGAGGGAGAATTGGTGCAACTTCATCAAAGAAACAACTTGGCAAAAGCTATCAAAATGTTTAAATGTATCTACTCTTTGACTTAGCAAATCCACTAGCAGAAATTTACCCTACAGATATTCTTAAACAAGAATGAAAACATCTACATGTAAGAATTTCCACTGCAGCCCTGTTTGAAAATAGCAAAAGACTAACAACAACCTCAGGGTCCTTCAATCAGGAACCAgttaaataatggaaaatatattcaatGGACTACCGTGCGgccatcaaaaagaatgaaatagatcGATTTGTGCTGATTTGGAAGGATCTCCAAGACAGATTAAGTGAAAAAACAGCACGGTGCCAGATGTACATAGTATGACTGCAATTGTATACACACACTCGTATACTGCATTTACTTATATATGTAGTAAATTTTaacatatactatatataaaCTCTACATGACATTGTACATATCCCATATGTTTGTTGTATAGATTATATAACTTATActatataaaatttattatagGTATTATAGAATTTATAATATATACAGTATATCCATAGATAGTTAAAAGTTTTTGAGAAACTGTTATCATTGGCTATCCATACAAGAGTGGTGGTGAaggttttactttaaattttgtatccttttatatcttttttttttactatgtccatatattacttaaataatttctaaagtttactttttaaaaaaaaattctcaatatcTTTCCATTAGTTTAAGGGCAATGTCTGTGGCTATTGCATTCTGTTTTAAGTCACACTCTCTTGTACACATTAGGCACTCAAAAAGTATGAATGAATGGGGTAGCTGATGAAtggaggaataaacagacatagGCATTAACTGGAGTAATATCTAGTTTTAAAAGCGTAAAGAGGTTTCTGGAGTGTGCAGGGGGGCTGAGATGGGGTGTTTCTGGCTGTTTCTAGGGGTGGCAGTATTAGCCATATAGCAAAAGGCTAGTTTCTGCTCAGAGAAATCAGAACACATACCTGGCCAGAGAGAAGTCCCCCAACTTGGTCATAGCTTGTCCCCAAAATCTTTCCTTTTCCAGCCTCAACAACAAGGGCCAGAATTTCTGGTACCCACTCCCAACCCTTTCTTTGGGAAGAACTCTAGAGTGAGGAGAGTCTTGACTCCAGGAGGAAGAAGTACAAGAAGTAAAGAGACAAAGATCACTTCCGAGGGATTTATTATAATCTATAGGCTTCTTCCTTTGCTTTCACTCtgccacatacatacacatactcaTATACTAAACAGAGCCTTGATGAGTAGCCCAAACACCAAGATTACAAGCCCATCAGTAGGAAGTCTGAAGCGCCACCAGTCTACTCGCCATCCTGCCATCCGACACAGCAGCCATAGTCAGGTGCCtaggaggaagaaataaagcatgAGGGAGGACCCCTAGTAAAGAGCCTCCAGGAAAGTTCTGAGATCTCAAAGGACCTGGTACCTAACCAAAGAGCTGAAAGGACCTAAATCCTGGCTTTTCAGAGTGACTGAAAGATGGCCATGGCCTCCTCCGCAGCTATGCTGTCATAGAAAGTTAATTACCTGTTGTATCTGTGTTGTCAGAATCATCctagggggagaaaaaaagacaacagTACCTGTAGAGTTTGCAAAGAGAACAATAGTGTTCACAAACGCTGTTCACTCCCTCTTGCTCTCCAggttttcctttgtgattttctgaACCCCACAACTTCTTGGGAGGCTAATACAAAAGGATTTAAACTTTGGATAATAAAATAAACCACTGGTACTCAAATAGCACTATGTCATGCATCTTTTagtttcagaattttaattaaCACGATACTCAACAGGGACAGGTCTGCTCCAGGGTGGAGAAACAGGGACAGTGCAGGGAGGAGAGAAGGTGCTGGGATTATCTAAAGCCTGGAGAAGAACACTCATCTCCCATGTCAAATTCAGATTCAGCTAACTGGCCTCaatactgtgtgccaggaactgggATAGAAGCTTTCCAGTATCTTATTTTTCAGGGTTGAAAGGAAATTGAAGGGTAGAACGGCAGCCTTCACTTACGTCCAGGTCATCCATGGCAGGCGGAGGTCCCTTGGCACTGACCTTCTTCAAAAGCTAATGGGAAGAAAAAAGTAGGCACAAAGGAGAAGAGGGTGAGGGAAAAGCAACCTGCGTTAATCAATGAACCACAGGAGAACCTTCCCAACCAGAGCCGCCAAGCAACTGTCACCATCTTTAAAAGCCCCTAAAACATTACTGGAATTAATTGAAGAAAACTAAATCAATCCCCttattaaaaggaaatttaaacacacacacagagtacaCTCCTTACTAGGGTAGGTTTGTGTCATGAATAAATAGCAGAAATTCTGCAGCCCAATAACATGTCAGGTGCTCTTTATTGGGAACCAGTGATTAATTTTATGATATGGATTTTATATTGCTTAATTTGAGCTCCCCATGATGTTGTCTGgttcaggaggaaaaaaagaacaacagaaaatagaagagagaagaagAGTTACAGAAAAGTGGGAACAGATTTGGCCAAACTTTTTCAGAACACAGGCTCTACTCTGTGAATAGAAAGTGAATCTGTACATACAATTTCACTAATAGAGTATTGGTTTCTGTCATCCCTACTAAGTAAACGttcactaaaatatgtaaagaatatCAGCAGCTGTGAGTAGCCTGCCTGGAGAGCTTGTATATTTCTGCCCGGCCCTGATGACAGTCATCCACAGAAATGTGTgacaaaggagacacagaatgaTCAAGATGGGCAGGGAGTGACAGATGCTGTCTCTCTTTTACCTCTGCGTAATGTTCGACCTGAGCCAGCTCCACTTCTTCATCCCCTTCCCAGTCTCTCCAGTTATCAAAGTCCACAGACAGCCACACTGGCTACAAGAGGAAGCATGAAGAATTACAAGCCATCAGAGCAGCAGCAGAAGAGCATGGAAGAGTGTGGGTGTGTGCACAGGAGCATGCAGGTGGGAAACAGAGTCAATGGGGTACCATCTTCCCAACAGCACCCCTGACTAACCTCCCTCCAGGCTGCCATCTCATCCTCATCATCCACAAATATTGCCTTGGAACCTACTAAGTACCAAGCAGAATACTTGACACTGTAGGTGATAAAAAAGCATAGAAGTTCTGTTCTGCAGGAGCTTGCAGATTAACTACAGAGATAATACATCTGGAAAAATAACTATATCATAAGGCATCATAGGAGTCACAGAAGTGAGACAAATAAGCTGCATTCCCTTGGAGTCAGAGATAAATTTGGAGTACAAAGTTCCCACACTTAGGCAGGGAAATAAGTAATCACTTATTCATTTAtcagacatttattgaacatatactatgtgccagactcCTGAGCTTGGCACGGAGATTATAAAAACTGTTCATCACACTGCCCTAGCTATCAAGAAGCAAGTAGGAGAGGGAGATATAAACAAATTATTATAATACAGTGTGGAAAGTGTGATGTAGGTGTTATGGGAACCCAAGCTTCTTGGAGAAGCAGGGTCTAGGGGGTTAGGTGGGTGGAGATAGTGGGGATGGAGgttttccaggaagatggcacAGCCTGAGCAAAGGTACGGGGGTAAGAAACTGCCCATTGTGTCCATAAGAGCTATAAACATTTTGCTGTGATTGTAATGTCAAGTTTGAGGTGGAAAGTAATGGAATATGAGGCTGCAGAAGGGCGGGTATAGTCAGATCATGGCTTTGTGTGCCAGATAAGAAGGTGCTTGGACTTCAGCCTAAAGGACAGGGAGTCACAGGCTCAAATGTCTAAAAGAATGAGAGAGGTAATGCAAAGCAGTAAAGAAGTGAGGTGGAACTCATGCCCCATTTAAAGCTCCAACTCTAGGCATTTGGGAATTTATACCAGTGTGGCCAGATTCTCCTATTTGTCAAAAGAAGGTGATAATCTGGATTGTTAGATgaatttccacattttattttctttttgttttgttttttattctttttttatttctccacatttttaaaatgtcagcaactaattaaaaattttaatgtcagtaaacaatcaaaataatttttttaacactGAAGATTATGAAAATAAGTTTGAGAGCCAGCAGATGGTTAGTTTTCAACTTTTAGGGGAGAAGCGACTGGAGGTCCTTAAATGGGAGAGTGACAGGGTCAAATGTGTGTTTTTAGACAGACCATGCTGGGACCATGCCAGCAAATGAATTGGAAGGTGGGGCtgaaaatatgtaaaagaccCCGCCCAGTGATGGATCAGGCCTGAACTAGGGAGAGAAGAAATAATGGAGTGTTTAGGAGTTTGGCAGGATCTGGTGAATGGCTAACTCCTGGTCAGAAGGGAGGCAAGGGTGATTCCCAGATCTAACTTGTGTTCCTGGAAACATGGGTAGCCAGCACAGGAGAAGGGGCAGGCCATACACCCACCTTGATATCCTCCTTGGTGAGCCGGGGCCAGGCCACCTTCTCCTTCCACTTCCTCACAAAGCAAGTAATAGAGCGGTCCTAGAGCGCTTGTCCTGGGAGTCCTGCCATTTAGAGAGGCCTCATTCTTAGGGTCTGAAGTTTAGAATGAATCTCCAGTTTCCCTGGGCAACCTTTCCAAGCAGACCATACTGTCCCAACACCCTTACCTTGGAGTTCACCTTGGCATAGAACTCAATCTCGTTGTACAACTCCACTCCATCAGCATTCTTGCAACTAAGGAGACAATGCAGCTGAGGGGGAGTAGGGAGGAGTGGGGGCTCTGAGGGGGAGGACATTAGGAGAAAGGGAAGGTTTCTGGGATGCCTGACCTTCCAGAGGGGGAGAGCCATTACCTGAACACAATGCGGTGGTCCTCAATAAGCACATGGACATCGGTGCTGTCCTCAACACAAAACTCCATGAAGACATACTTGGGCCTGTCATACCACAGGGTCCGGGCCATGTTGCCTGGAGGGGAGTTGAAGGTGAGGCTTCATTGGAAAAACTTGAGGGGCATTTGGGAAAGGTGGAGGGAGAGGAAAATCTAGGGACATTGGACAACATAGTCCCGTCAAAATGGAGCTAAATGAGACAGAAGGGAGTCGAGGGGGAGTAATGGGAGTGGGGTGTGTGGTGAGGAGACAAGAAAGTGGGAGACCAGGGAATTTGGGACAACACTCAAGTCACACTTCCCCTCACCCCAGTTACGGAGACCTGGGGTCTGGGCTCTCACGGAACTTGCAGAACCTGGAGTGCCCAAGAGACACGGAAAGATCTCCAGGGAAAAGAGCCAGGAGGT encodes the following:
- the PTGES3L gene encoding LOW QUALITY PROTEIN: putative protein PTGES3L (The sequence of the model RefSeq protein was modified relative to this genomic sequence to represent the inferred CDS: deleted 3 bases in 2 codons; substituted 2 bases at 2 genomic stop codons) — its product is MLSPSLSECGSLGCRSTLPLPLNPFPNHIRKGSCWGVPRIXRXQVPATDCERHWAEGAAMARQHARTLWYDRPKYVFMEFCVEDSTDVHVLIEDHRIVFSCKNADGVELYNEIEFYAKVNSKDSQDKRSDRSITCFVRKWKEKVAWPRLTKEDIKPVWLSVDFDNWRDWEGDEEVELAQVEHYAELLKKVSAKGPPPAMDDLDDDSDNTDTTGT